A genomic region of Paenibacillus sp. PL2-23 contains the following coding sequences:
- a CDS encoding penicillin-binding transpeptidase domain-containing protein has protein sequence MNKRIRLRTLLFGGVMTLLFLILIGRIFYVQVLQGDFYYEKAKARWAAADKLTAKRGTITDRNGNVLAMDTIAYNVSVNPKLIHELGITEEVVKGLQETLDAPESDIRKAVTAKKENGEFYAHRELRRGGWQIEKQTADELTAFRNELKEELLKKKLGYDTGIMIDETLKREYPRDTLASQLVGYIDVNRENKTGIEAYFDEQLTGTDGIFRYQKDGVRVQLSEGEIEYKPQQDGSSIALTIDNDIQWYVEEALRGIMEKYQPKSATAIAADPQTMEILAMANMPEFNPNAYWDAPYANMFNHAVGSLYEPGSTFKIATLAAAVEEGLFNPDELYQSGRYKVPGDTHVIRDHNLDGWGTISFLDGLKYSSNVAFVKLGLERLGAERLRDYITRFGFGQKTGIELPNELTGSIRFQYNMDIAAASFGQGVSVTAIQQVAAVAAVANGGKLMVPHVIKSVTDPNTNTTMLTEPKVIRQVISEDTSRKVGEYLEQVVSDQEIGTGRNAYIEGYRVAGKTGTAQKYIGGRYSEEKFMVSFIGYAPVDNPRIVLYIAVDEPNDRYAGGGSVAAPAFQEIVRKSLRKMGVAPNWVPEENSGTNEIKVVVPDMGKLQVARAKDELKAKALSYEIVGDGGTVLAQIPSEGSIIHPTQKVYLITEQKDKLPVPNLTGVSLRDALELTSIIGAKLLPQGSGYVVSQQVEEKNGVRIVKVQLLPPAGSELYDEAAATVAALSEEEAVEGEAQPAPKDEQAAEN, from the coding sequence ATGAACAAAAGAATTAGGCTGCGGACGCTGTTATTTGGAGGGGTAATGACCCTCCTTTTTCTCATTCTGATTGGTAGAATATTCTATGTGCAAGTGTTGCAAGGAGATTTCTATTACGAGAAAGCGAAGGCGCGCTGGGCTGCGGCCGACAAGCTGACAGCCAAGCGGGGCACCATAACGGATCGGAACGGCAACGTGCTTGCTATGGATACGATCGCTTACAATGTATCCGTTAATCCCAAGCTCATTCACGAGCTTGGCATTACGGAGGAGGTTGTGAAGGGGCTGCAGGAAACGCTGGACGCCCCCGAAAGCGACATTCGCAAGGCGGTAACCGCGAAGAAGGAGAATGGCGAATTCTATGCCCACCGGGAGCTCCGCAGAGGCGGATGGCAAATCGAGAAGCAGACAGCGGATGAGCTGACAGCGTTCCGTAACGAGCTGAAAGAAGAGCTCCTGAAGAAGAAGCTAGGCTACGATACGGGCATTATGATCGATGAGACGCTCAAACGCGAATATCCCCGCGATACACTAGCGTCGCAGCTGGTGGGCTATATCGATGTGAATCGGGAGAACAAAACGGGTATCGAGGCTTATTTTGACGAGCAGCTGACGGGCACGGACGGCATCTTCCGCTATCAGAAGGATGGTGTGAGAGTCCAGCTCTCAGAGGGCGAGATCGAATACAAGCCCCAGCAGGATGGCAGCAGCATCGCCCTCACGATTGACAATGACATTCAGTGGTATGTGGAAGAAGCGCTGCGAGGCATCATGGAGAAATACCAGCCCAAGAGCGCGACTGCTATTGCTGCGGATCCCCAGACGATGGAAATATTGGCGATGGCCAATATGCCGGAGTTTAATCCCAATGCCTACTGGGACGCTCCTTACGCCAACATGTTCAACCACGCCGTCGGGTCGCTGTACGAGCCAGGCTCCACGTTCAAGATCGCGACGCTTGCGGCCGCGGTGGAGGAGGGCCTGTTCAACCCGGATGAGCTGTATCAATCGGGTCGCTATAAGGTGCCGGGCGATACTCACGTGATCAGGGACCATAATCTTGACGGCTGGGGGACCATCTCCTTCCTTGACGGCTTAAAATATTCCAGCAATGTCGCGTTTGTCAAGCTTGGATTGGAGCGGCTCGGCGCGGAGAGACTGAGAGATTATATCACCAGATTCGGCTTTGGCCAAAAGACGGGCATCGAGCTGCCCAATGAGCTGACCGGCTCCATCCGCTTCCAATACAACATGGACATTGCGGCGGCGTCCTTCGGACAAGGCGTCTCGGTGACGGCGATTCAGCAGGTCGCGGCAGTAGCGGCCGTCGCGAACGGCGGCAAGCTGATGGTGCCGCATGTCATCAAGAGCGTAACCGACCCGAACACCAACACCACGATGCTGACGGAGCCAAAGGTCATTCGTCAGGTTATATCGGAGGATACGTCGCGCAAGGTAGGCGAATATTTGGAGCAGGTCGTCTCCGACCAGGAGATCGGCACAGGCCGCAACGCCTATATTGAAGGCTATCGCGTGGCCGGCAAGACGGGAACGGCGCAGAAGTATATCGGAGGCCGATATTCGGAGGAAAAGTTCATGGTGTCCTTCATCGGTTATGCGCCTGTGGACAACCCGCGTATTGTACTCTACATTGCTGTCGATGAGCCGAATGACCGGTACGCGGGCGGCGGCTCGGTCGCGGCGCCTGCCTTCCAGGAAATTGTCCGCAAAAGCTTGCGGAAGATGGGCGTAGCCCCTAATTGGGTGCCGGAGGAGAATTCCGGAACAAACGAAATTAAGGTCGTTGTGCCGGACATGGGCAAGCTTCAGGTTGCCAGGGCGAAGGATGAGCTGAAAGCCAAGGCGTTATCCTATGAAATTGTCGGAGACGGCGGGACGGTGCTTGCGCAAATTCCGTCGGAGGGCTCCATCATTCACCCGACACAGAAGGTATATCTCATAACAGAGCAGAAGGATAAGCTGCCAGTGCCGAATTTAACCGGCGTGTCGCTGCGGGACGCGCTGGAGCTGACCTCGATTATAGGGGCGAAGCTCCTGCCGCAAGGCTCAGGCTACGTCGTCTCCCAGCAGGTGGAGGAGAAGAATGGCGTCCGAATCGTGAAGGTGCAGCTGCTCCCGCCCGCAGGCTCCGAGCTTTACGACGAGGCAGCTGCCACTGTCGCCGCTTTGTCGGAGGAGGAAGCCGTCGAAGGCGAAGCGCAGCCTGCTCCGAAGGATGAACAGGCCGCAGAAAACTGA
- the mraZ gene encoding division/cell wall cluster transcriptional repressor MraZ: MFMGEYQHSIDDKGRLIIPAKFREALGTTFIATRGLDHCLFVYPMTEWSALEQKLKSLPLMKSDARAFTRFFFSGATECELDKQGRVNIPSHLREYAKLDKDCMVLGVSGRVEIWSKGTWDGYYEQSEQTFNEIAEKLVDFDFNF; the protein is encoded by the coding sequence ATGTTTATGGGGGAATATCAGCATAGCATCGACGACAAGGGTCGGCTAATTATTCCTGCCAAATTCCGCGAAGCGCTTGGAACAACCTTCATTGCTACGCGCGGCCTCGATCATTGCTTGTTCGTCTATCCCATGACGGAGTGGAGCGCGCTGGAGCAGAAGCTGAAGTCGCTTCCGCTCATGAAGTCGGACGCGAGGGCGTTTACCCGGTTTTTTTTCTCGGGGGCGACGGAATGCGAGCTGGACAAACAGGGAAGGGTAAATATACCCAGCCACCTGCGGGAATATGCCAAGCTGGACAAGGATTGTATGGTGCTCGGCGTATCAGGCAGGGTGGAAATATGGAGCAAGGGAACATGGGACGGCTACTACGAGCAGTCCGAGCAGACCTTCAACGAAATCGCCGAGAAGCTGGTTGATTTCGATTTCAACTTCTAG
- a CDS encoding stage V sporulation protein D: MKVSNVTVRRRLFLVLLFAGVAFLALCIRLAYVQLIEGAELSAKAEDSWRRDIPYMGSRGEIWDRNGVRLAYNVSSPTVWAIPVQVKDKEGTAETLARMLGSTEEKMMSFLTKKAMIVNLGTAGRKLSQEKAEEIQALELPGIVVAEDNKRFYPYGSLAAHLLGFTGIDNQGLTGVEARYDDMLKGIQGNVSWLSDAAGRQMPNSSDIYVEPKEGLTLQLTIDQEIQTIMERELDQAMTALQPDGIIAIAMDPNNGEILGMASRPTYEPDKYREVASEVYNRNLPIWMTYEPGSTFKIITLAAALEEKKVDLTNETFFDPGAIEIGGARLRCWKKGGHGSQTFLEVVENSCNPGFVTLGNRLGKETLFQYIKDFGFGTKTGIDIGGEENGILFKLSQVGPVELATTAFGQGVSVTPIQQITAVSAAINGGTLYKPHVAKSFINRETGETVQTIEPEAVRKVISEETSKQVREALESVVAKGTGRNAFIDGYRVGGKTGTAQKVINGRYSPNEHIVSFIGFAPADDPQIVIYVAVDNPQGIQFGGLVAAPIVRGMMEDALSVLEIPPRENQIDRLYKYGDTPIVTVPNVVGKSVSELYEDLNMNFNLTSAGTGQYVIRQAPAAGTRVDRGSTIRIYLGDEEDVEQTHSH; the protein is encoded by the coding sequence GTGAAGGTTTCAAACGTGACGGTTCGAAGGCGGCTGTTCCTGGTGCTGCTTTTTGCGGGTGTTGCTTTTCTGGCGTTATGTATTCGACTTGCTTATGTACAGTTGATTGAAGGGGCGGAGCTGTCTGCGAAAGCGGAGGATTCCTGGCGCCGGGATATTCCATATATGGGGAGCCGCGGCGAGATATGGGATCGCAACGGCGTCCGGCTGGCCTATAACGTCAGCTCACCGACCGTGTGGGCGATTCCTGTCCAGGTGAAGGACAAGGAGGGAACCGCTGAGACGCTGGCAAGGATGCTGGGCTCAACCGAAGAGAAGATGATGAGCTTTCTGACCAAGAAGGCGATGATCGTCAATCTGGGCACGGCTGGCCGCAAGCTTTCGCAGGAAAAGGCGGAGGAGATTCAAGCGCTTGAGCTGCCCGGCATCGTGGTAGCGGAGGACAACAAACGATTTTATCCTTACGGCAGCCTTGCCGCTCACCTGCTTGGCTTTACGGGCATTGACAATCAAGGGCTTACTGGCGTGGAGGCCAGATATGACGATATGCTCAAAGGCATTCAGGGCAATGTGTCCTGGTTATCCGACGCCGCAGGGCGTCAGATGCCGAATTCGTCCGACATTTATGTCGAGCCGAAGGAAGGGCTGACGCTGCAGCTGACGATCGACCAGGAAATTCAGACCATTATGGAGCGCGAGCTGGATCAGGCCATGACGGCGCTGCAGCCGGACGGCATTATCGCCATTGCCATGGACCCGAACAACGGCGAAATATTAGGCATGGCCAGCCGGCCGACCTATGAGCCGGACAAGTACAGGGAGGTCGCCTCCGAGGTGTATAATCGGAATTTGCCCATCTGGATGACGTATGAGCCGGGCTCCACGTTTAAGATTATTACACTGGCAGCCGCTCTGGAGGAGAAGAAGGTTGACTTGACGAATGAAACGTTCTTCGATCCCGGAGCCATCGAGATAGGTGGAGCGAGGCTTCGCTGCTGGAAGAAGGGCGGCCACGGCAGCCAGACGTTCTTGGAGGTTGTGGAAAACTCCTGCAATCCCGGGTTCGTGACGTTAGGCAACCGGCTCGGAAAGGAAACTTTGTTCCAATATATTAAGGACTTCGGCTTCGGCACCAAAACAGGGATCGACATCGGCGGGGAAGAAAACGGCATCCTGTTCAAGCTTAGTCAGGTTGGTCCTGTGGAGCTGGCGACAACAGCGTTCGGCCAAGGCGTGTCCGTCACGCCGATTCAACAGATTACGGCGGTGTCTGCGGCCATCAACGGGGGGACGCTATACAAGCCTCACGTGGCCAAATCCTTTATTAACCGCGAAACCGGAGAAACCGTACAGACGATTGAGCCTGAGGCGGTCCGCAAGGTGATCTCCGAGGAAACGTCGAAGCAGGTTCGCGAGGCGCTGGAGAGTGTAGTAGCCAAAGGAACGGGACGTAACGCGTTTATCGACGGCTACCGTGTCGGCGGCAAGACGGGCACCGCGCAGAAGGTTATCAACGGGCGGTATTCGCCGAACGAGCATATTGTTTCGTTTATCGGCTTTGCGCCGGCGGACGATCCACAGATCGTCATTTATGTGGCGGTCGACAATCCGCAGGGCATTCAGTTCGGCGGTCTGGTGGCTGCTCCCATTGTTCGCGGCATGATGGAGGATGCCCTGTCGGTGCTCGAAATTCCGCCCCGCGAGAATCAGATCGACCGGCTGTACAAATACGGGGATACGCCGATCGTGACCGTGCCGAACGTTGTAGGCAAAAGCGTCTCGGAGTTGTACGAGGACTTGAATATGAACTTTAATCTGACTTCCGCAGGCACAGGGCAATATGTCATTCGACAAGCTCCCGCGGCCGGCACGCGAGTAGACCGCGGCTCCACGATCCGGATTTACCTCGGGGACGAGGAGGACGTCGAGCAGACGCATTCCCATTAA
- the ftsL gene encoding cell division protein FtsL, with protein sequence MAYVNGNLALQPKRKPQQQEVIRETRKVVVKRKSLPMQEKLLYLFTVIICVVVAGVILSRYAQIYDMNVQIKGMNADYETMNVELEELKRQVERLSNPERIREMAELQGMVRTSDNGITVKKDNDGLSTAMRE encoded by the coding sequence GTGGCATACGTAAATGGAAACCTTGCGCTTCAGCCGAAGCGCAAGCCGCAGCAGCAGGAAGTCATTCGCGAAACTCGAAAAGTTGTCGTTAAACGTAAATCCTTGCCCATGCAGGAAAAGCTTCTTTATCTTTTTACCGTAATCATTTGCGTGGTGGTGGCCGGGGTTATCCTCTCTCGCTACGCTCAAATCTATGATATGAATGTGCAAATCAAAGGGATGAATGCCGATTACGAGACGATGAACGTCGAGCTCGAGGAGCTGAAGCGGCAGGTCGAAAGGCTCAGCAATCCAGAGCGGATCAGGGAAATGGCCGAGCTGCAGGGCATGGTAAGGACCTCGGACAACGGCATTACAGTCAAAAAAGATAATGACGGCTTAAGCACGGCTATGCGCGAATAG
- the rsmH gene encoding 16S rRNA (cytosine(1402)-N(4))-methyltransferase RsmH: MFQHVTVLLEEAVDGLAIKPDGIYVDCTLGGAGHSELIASRLGAGGRLIAFDQDDWALDNARKRLAPYMDKVTLVRSNFRYLEQELIGCDVPMKDGLPQVDGFLFDLGVSSPQLDEAERGFSYNHDAPLDMRMDREEELTAHDIVNTWEEREIARILDRYGEEKFARSIARNIVKAREAAPIEKTGELAELIKLSIPAATRRTGPHPAKRSFQALRIAVNDELGAEEEALEAAVRCLAPGGRASVITFHSLEDRICKQIFAKYVEKCTCPPDFPLCVCGNKGVLKLVNRKPIAPGERELELNPRARSAKLRIAQKL, from the coding sequence GTGTTTCAGCATGTAACGGTTTTATTGGAGGAAGCGGTTGACGGTCTGGCGATCAAGCCGGACGGCATTTACGTCGATTGCACGCTTGGGGGAGCGGGGCATAGCGAGCTTATTGCCTCACGCCTGGGCGCGGGAGGACGTTTGATCGCATTCGACCAGGACGACTGGGCGCTGGACAACGCGCGCAAGAGGCTTGCTCCTTATATGGATAAAGTGACGCTGGTTAGAAGCAACTTCCGGTATTTGGAGCAGGAGCTGATAGGCTGCGACGTCCCTATGAAGGATGGTCTGCCGCAGGTGGACGGGTTTCTGTTCGATCTGGGGGTGTCGAGTCCACAGCTGGACGAGGCGGAGAGAGGATTCAGCTATAATCACGATGCGCCGCTTGACATGCGGATGGATCGGGAGGAGGAGCTGACGGCGCATGACATCGTCAACACTTGGGAGGAACGCGAAATTGCCCGCATCCTGGATCGTTATGGCGAGGAGAAGTTCGCGAGGAGCATTGCCCGTAACATCGTGAAGGCTCGCGAGGCCGCGCCAATCGAGAAGACGGGCGAGCTAGCGGAGCTGATCAAGCTCTCTATTCCCGCTGCAACGAGGAGGACGGGGCCGCATCCCGCCAAACGCTCCTTCCAGGCGCTGCGCATTGCGGTGAATGACGAGCTGGGCGCGGAGGAGGAGGCGCTTGAGGCGGCGGTCCGCTGTCTCGCTCCTGGCGGCAGAGCCTCGGTCATCACCTTTCACTCGCTGGAGGACCGGATCTGCAAGCAAATATTCGCCAAATATGTGGAGAAGTGTACTTGCCCGCCTGACTTCCCGTTATGCGTATGCGGTAACAAGGGCGTGCTGAAGCTTGTAAATCGCAAGCCAATCGCGCCGGGGGAGCGGGAGCTTGAGCTAAACCCGCGTGCGCGCTCGGCCAAACTAAGAATTGCGCAAAAGCTTTAA